A genome region from Euphorbia lathyris chromosome 4, ddEupLath1.1, whole genome shotgun sequence includes the following:
- the LOC136227231 gene encoding B3 domain-containing transcription factor VRN1-like: MASSSKNKNGRFLFKADQRPHFFKFILNDSAPQQKLVIPRKFVKTFGGYLSNPVILKVPSGQKWKVDIVKCEGEICLQSGWREFAEYYSIEYGYLLVFEYDKAVSEFNVIIFDKTTTEIDYPFSFTNVDQDPNIVADEPEIDDVSVEILPSKANLGDQFTRKKKLTREEKSKAVERAVSNFQSENPSFTIVMQPSYVHNTNVMPPIPLGFARKYLNKNGDAAILNMLDGKSWSIKYCSSTNSGTTITRIKNSGWRGFVKGNDLEVGDVCIFEILFEYVDETTFGVSIFRYSNLCSSPGSGKQSKEKESCSKQSKFSSGICNVKNENHTRKKIKLENSEGSKNNTKARSNLSSENPACKTVMQASNFSSKNKYYLRLPYNFVKNMKQGSYKVKLQVDNKLWSVKLNIYAYAGIFGEGWVEFARENSLKVGDVCRFELIDTQILLMGVSVSRS; encoded by the exons ATGGCTTCTTCCTCTAAGAACAAAAATGGGCGCTTCCTGTTTAAAGCAGATCAGAGACCTCATTTTTTCAAATTCATTCTCAATGATTCCGCACCTCAACAAAAGCTG GTGATTCCAAGAAAATTTGTTAAAACTTTTGGAGGCTATCTTTCAAATCCAGTAATCTTGAAAGTTCCTTCTGGTCAAAAATGGAAAGTGGATATTGTGAAATGTGAGGGTGAAATTTGTCTGCAAAGTGGATGGAGAGAGTTTGCTGAATATTACTCAATTGAATATGGATATCTTCTAGTATTTGAATATGATAAGGCTGTTTCTGAATTCAATGTCATCATATTCGACAAAACTACCACTGAGATTGACTATCCTTTTAGTTTCACCAATGTTGATCAAGATCCAAATATTGTAGCTGATGAACCAGAAATTGATGATGTTTCTGTTGAAATCTTGCCATCAAAAGCTAATCTTGGTGACCAATTTACAAGGAAGAAAAAACTGACAAGGGAAGAAAAAAGTAAGGCTGTTGAAAGAGCAGTCTCCAATTTTcaatctgaaaatccttcattcACCATTGTAATGCAGCCTTCTTATGTTCATAATACGAATGTGATG CCTCCAATACCATTAGGGTTTGCAAGGAAATATTTGAACAAAAATGGTGATGCAGCCATACTCAACATGTTGGATGGTAAAAGTTGGTCTATTAAGTACTGTTCTTCAACAAACTCTGGAACAACAATTACTAGAATTAAGAATTCAGGTTGGAGGGGATTTGTAAAAGGAAATGATTTAGAAGTTGGTGATGTCtgtatatttgaaattcttTTTGAATACGTCGACGAGACTACATTCGGAGTTTCCATTTTCAGATATTCGAATCTTTGCTCATCCCCCG GTAGTGGCAAGCAatctaaagagaaagaaagttgCAGCAAACAATCAAAGTTTTCATCAGGGATTTGTAATGTTAAAAATGAAAATCATACAAGGAAGAAGATAAAGCTGGAGAATTCTGAAGGGAGTAAGAACAACACTAAAGCAAGATCCAATTTGAGCTCTGAAAATCCTGCTTGCAAGACTGTTATGCAGGCATCAAATTTCTCTTCTAAGAATAAATATTATCTG CGGCTACCGTACAACTTTGTGAAGAACATGAAGCAAGGAAGTTACAAAGTGAAGTTACAGGTTGATAACAAATTGTGGTCTGTGAAGTTGAATATTTATGCATATGCAGGCATATTTGGGGAAGGATGGGTTGAGTTTGCAAGGGAAAATTCACTCAAAGTTGGAGATGTATGCAGATTTGAGCTGATTGACACTCAAATATTGCTAATGGGAGTATCTGTATCCAGGAGTTGA